In Brassica rapa cultivar Chiifu-401-42 chromosome A06, CAAS_Brap_v3.01, whole genome shotgun sequence, a single window of DNA contains:
- the LOC103872801 gene encoding ATP sulfurylase 2 isoform X2, translating into MSLLIRSSYLSQSHIQPRNSKPSSHTNQTPLKLVFLSSFNHNPLVSLVNKRNPTMQPPTFPPSMTVKSSLIDPDGGELVELMVSESEIKLKKAESETMPKVKLTKIDLEWVHVISEGWASPLKGFMREDEYLQSLHFNSLRLKDGSLVNMSLPIVLAIDDDTKEQIGVSKNVALVSPQGDVIGSLRSVEIYKHNKEERIARTWGTTSPGLPYVEEHITPSGNWLIGGDLEIFQPIKYNDGLDHYRLSPKQLRKEFDNRQADAVFAFQLRNPVHNGHALLMNDTRKRLLEMGYKNPILLLHPLGGFTKADDVPLDVRMEQHSKVLEDGVLDPETTIVSIFPSPMHYAGPTEVQWHAKARINAGANFYIVGRDPAGMGHPTEKRDLYDPDHGKKVLSMAPGLEKLNILPFRVAAYDTVEKKMAFFDPSRAKEFLFISGTKVIITRDSFEL; encoded by the exons ATGTCTCTTCTGATCAGATCCTCTTACCTTTCTCAATCTCACATCCAACCTAGAAACTCAAAACCATCCTCTCACACAAATCAAACCCCGTTGAAACTAGTGTTCTTATCTTCTTTTAACCACAACCCTCTCGTCAGTTTGGTGAATAAACGCAACCCGACAATGCAACCTCCCACCTTTCCTCCTTCGATGACTGTTAAGAGCTCCTTGATTGACCCAGACGGTGGGGAACTCGTTGAATTAATGGTTTCCGAATCTGAGATTAAGCTGAAGAAGGCTGAGTCAGAGACGATGCCGAAAGTGAAGCTGACGAAGATCGATCTGGAGTGGGTGCACGTGATCAGCGAAGGATGGGCTAGTCCTTTGAAAGGGTTCATGAGAGAAGACGAGTATCTTCAGAGTTTGCATTTCAACTCTCTGAGGTTGAAAGATGGGTCTCTGGTCAACATGTCGCTTCCTATTGTTCTTGCTATTGATGATGACACCAAGGAACAGATCGGTGTGTCTAAGAATGTTGCTCTTGTTAGCCCTCAAGGAGATGTCATCGGTTCTCTTAGAAg TGTGGAGATATACAAACACAACAAGGAAGAAAGGATTGCTAGAACTTGGGGAACCACTTCTCCAGGACTGCCTTATGTTGAAGAACACATCACTCCATCTGGAAACTGGCTGATCGGTGGAGATTTAGAAATTTTCCAGCCTATTAAGTACAACGATGGGCTTGATCACTACAGGCTATCTCCTAAACAACTTAGGAAAGAGTTTGACAATCGTCAAGCGGATGCTGTGTTTGCATTCCAGCTAAGGAACCCTGTGCACAACGGCCACGCTTTGTTAATGAACGATACACGTAAAAGGCTTTTGGAGATGGGTTATAAGAACCCTATTCTGCTGCTTCATCCTTTGGGAGGTTTCACTAAGGCTGATGATGTTCCTCTTGATGTTAGAATGGAACAACATAGCAAG GTTCTTGAAGATGGAGTGCTTGACCCGGAGACTACTATTGTCTCGATATTTCCATCACCGATGCACTATGCTGGTCCAACAGAAGTTCAATGGCACGCCAAGGCTAGGATTAACGCAGGTGCTAATTTCTACATTGTGGGACGTGATCCAGCGGGAATGGGACATCCTACTGAGAAGAGAGATCTGTATGATCCTGATCATGGGAAGAAAGTCTTGAGCATGGCTCCTGGACTTGAGAAACTAAATATTCTTCCATTTAGG GTTGCAGCTTACGATACAGTTGAGAAGAAGATGGCGTTTTTCGATCCCTCTCGCGCAAAAGAGTTTCTTTTCATTTCTGGAACTAAGGTAATAATAACTAGGGACAGTTTTGAGTTGTAA
- the LOC103872801 gene encoding ATP sulfurylase 2 isoform X1 — protein sequence MSLLIRSSYLSQSHIQPRNSKPSSHTNQTPLKLVFLSSFNHNPLVSLVNKRNPTMQPPTFPPSMTVKSSLIDPDGGELVELMVSESEIKLKKAESETMPKVKLTKIDLEWVHVISEGWASPLKGFMREDEYLQSLHFNSLRLKDGSLVNMSLPIVLAIDDDTKEQIGVSKNVALVSPQGDVIGSLRSVEIYKHNKEERIARTWGTTSPGLPYVEEHITPSGNWLIGGDLEIFQPIKYNDGLDHYRLSPKQLRKEFDNRQADAVFAFQLRNPVHNGHALLMNDTRKRLLEMGYKNPILLLHPLGGFTKADDVPLDVRMEQHSKVLEDGVLDPETTIVSIFPSPMHYAGPTEVQWHAKARINAGANFYIVGRDPAGMGHPTEKRDLYDPDHGKKVLSMAPGLEKLNILPFRVAAYDTVEKKMAFFDPSRAKEFLFISGTKMRTYARTGESPPDGFMCPSGWNVLVKYYESLQESDESSKQQQAVV from the exons ATGTCTCTTCTGATCAGATCCTCTTACCTTTCTCAATCTCACATCCAACCTAGAAACTCAAAACCATCCTCTCACACAAATCAAACCCCGTTGAAACTAGTGTTCTTATCTTCTTTTAACCACAACCCTCTCGTCAGTTTGGTGAATAAACGCAACCCGACAATGCAACCTCCCACCTTTCCTCCTTCGATGACTGTTAAGAGCTCCTTGATTGACCCAGACGGTGGGGAACTCGTTGAATTAATGGTTTCCGAATCTGAGATTAAGCTGAAGAAGGCTGAGTCAGAGACGATGCCGAAAGTGAAGCTGACGAAGATCGATCTGGAGTGGGTGCACGTGATCAGCGAAGGATGGGCTAGTCCTTTGAAAGGGTTCATGAGAGAAGACGAGTATCTTCAGAGTTTGCATTTCAACTCTCTGAGGTTGAAAGATGGGTCTCTGGTCAACATGTCGCTTCCTATTGTTCTTGCTATTGATGATGACACCAAGGAACAGATCGGTGTGTCTAAGAATGTTGCTCTTGTTAGCCCTCAAGGAGATGTCATCGGTTCTCTTAGAAg TGTGGAGATATACAAACACAACAAGGAAGAAAGGATTGCTAGAACTTGGGGAACCACTTCTCCAGGACTGCCTTATGTTGAAGAACACATCACTCCATCTGGAAACTGGCTGATCGGTGGAGATTTAGAAATTTTCCAGCCTATTAAGTACAACGATGGGCTTGATCACTACAGGCTATCTCCTAAACAACTTAGGAAAGAGTTTGACAATCGTCAAGCGGATGCTGTGTTTGCATTCCAGCTAAGGAACCCTGTGCACAACGGCCACGCTTTGTTAATGAACGATACACGTAAAAGGCTTTTGGAGATGGGTTATAAGAACCCTATTCTGCTGCTTCATCCTTTGGGAGGTTTCACTAAGGCTGATGATGTTCCTCTTGATGTTAGAATGGAACAACATAGCAAG GTTCTTGAAGATGGAGTGCTTGACCCGGAGACTACTATTGTCTCGATATTTCCATCACCGATGCACTATGCTGGTCCAACAGAAGTTCAATGGCACGCCAAGGCTAGGATTAACGCAGGTGCTAATTTCTACATTGTGGGACGTGATCCAGCGGGAATGGGACATCCTACTGAGAAGAGAGATCTGTATGATCCTGATCATGGGAAGAAAGTCTTGAGCATGGCTCCTGGACTTGAGAAACTAAATATTCTTCCATTTAGG GTTGCAGCTTACGATACAGTTGAGAAGAAGATGGCGTTTTTCGATCCCTCTCGCGCAAAAGAGTTTCTTTTCATTTCTGGAACTAAG